A single window of Nicotiana sylvestris chromosome 5, ASM39365v2, whole genome shotgun sequence DNA harbors:
- the LOC104240044 gene encoding glucomannan 4-beta-mannosyltransferase 9-like — MDMIFSSSAALLSARNGITSQVGLFWQQTKAPLIAPLLRIVLFVCLALSFMLFVERLYMGIVIAFIKLLRRKPEKKYKWESMKKDDLELGNSSYPMVLVQIPMYNEKEVYQLSIGAACNLSWPANRIFIQVLDDSTDPAIKALVEQECRRWASKGVNIKYEIRDNRKGYKAGALREGMKHSYVKLCSHVAIFDADFQPEPDFLERAIPFLVHNPEIGLVQARWEFVNADECLMTRMQEMSLGYHFTVEQEVGSAIHAFFGFNGTAGVWRMSALNEAGGWKDRTTVEDMDLAVRAGLNGWKFVYVCDLKVKNELPSTFKAYRYQQHRWSCGPANLFRKMAKEIATNKKVSVWKKFYLIYSFFFVRKIIAHIVTFVLYCVVMPATVFVPEVQVPKWGAIYIPSAITILNVLGSPRSMYLVVYWILFENVMSLHRTKATFVGLFESGRVNEWIVTEKLGDALKTKVSSKTSRKLRFRVGERVHLLELFVGLYLWFCGWYDFSFGKSRFHVYLFLQAAAFFVVGFGYVGVFVPNS; from the exons ATGGACATGATTTTCTCTTCATCCGCGGCTTTGTTGAGTGCTCGTAATGGAATTACTAGCCAAGTTGGATTGTTTTGGCAGCAAACTAAAGCTCCTTTGATTGCGCCATTGTTAAGAATAGTGTTGTTTGTGTGTTTGGCCTTATCGTTTATGTTGTTCGTGGAGAGGCTTTATATGGGCATTGTCATTGCTTTTATAAAGTTGTTAAGGAGAAAACCAGAGAAGAAGTACAAATGGGAGTCAATGAAAAAGGATGATTTGGAGTTGGGAAATTCTTCTTATCCTATGGTTTTAGTGCAAATACCAATGTACAATGAAAAAGAG GTTTATCAGTTGTCAATTGGAGCTGCCTGTAACCTTTCATGGCCAGCAAATAGAATTTTTATCCAAGTTCTTGATGATTCTACTGACCCTGCAATTAAG GCTTTGGTGGAGCAAGAATGCAGGAGATGGGCAAGCAAAGGTGTTAACATAAAGTATGAGATAAGGGACAACAGGAAAGGGTACAAAGCTGGGGCTCTCAGAGAAGGAATGAAGCATAGTTATGTGAAGCTGTGTAGTCATGTGGCCATCTTTGATGCTGATTTTCAACCTGAGCCTGATTTCTTGGAGCGCGCCATTCCTTTTCTTGTACATAACCCTGAAATTGGACTCGTTCAAGCTCGTTGGGAATTTG TCAATGCTGATGAGTGTTTGATGACAAGAATGCAAGAAATGTCACTTGGTTACCATTTCACAGTGGAGCAAGAAGTTGGATCTGCAATCCATGCATTTTTTGGCTTCAATG GCACTGCTGGAGTTTGGAGAATGTCAGCTCTTAATGAAGCAGGAGGATGGAAAGACAGAACAACTGTAGAAGACATGGATTTGGCTGTCCGAGCCGGTCTCAATGGCTGGAAATTTGTCTATGTTTGTGACCTTAAG GTGAAAAATGAATTGCCAAGCACTTTTAAGGCGTATCGCTATCAGCAACACAGATGGTCTTGTGGACCTGCTAATCTTTTCAGAAAAATGGCCAAGGAAATTGCAACTAATAAG AAAGTTTCTGTATGGAAGAAATTTTATCTGATATACAGCTTCTTCTTTGTCCGAAAGATCATTGCACACATTGTGACGTTCGTCTTGTATTGTGTTGTTATGCCTGCAACCGTTTTCGTCCCTGAAGTCCAAGTGCCTAAATGGGGAGCTATTTATATTCCTTCAGCTATTACTATTCTCAATGTTCTTGGCTCTCCAAG ATCAATGTACTTGGTGGTTTATTGGATCCTATTTGAGAATGTAATGTCCCTCCATCGGACGAAAGCAACGTTCGTCGGCCTGTTCGAGTCAGGAAGAGTCAATGAATGGATTGTAACAGAGAAACTGGGAGATGCTCTCAAGACAAAAGTGAGCTCAAAAACATCAAGAAAACTTCGTTTTCGAGTTGGGGAAAG GGTACATCTTCTTGAGCTTTTTGTTGGGCTGTACCTCTGGTTTTGCGGGTGGTACGACTTCTCTTTTGGGAAGAGTAGGTTCCACGTATACCTGTTCCTCCAAGCTGCAGCATTTTTCGTTGTTGGGTTTGGCTATGTTGGTGTTTTTGTTCCCAATTCGTAG
- the LOC104240043 gene encoding OVARIAN TUMOR DOMAIN-containing deubiquitinating enzyme 3-like: MLGVLCARPKPWLFASLSLSHAHGSAPAAYNRLIGTPTKSVLVGGSDQLQRRHHSSHCRLGASVNRGGAASIWHAILPAGRRNKDVKRRNTVFHHHHYELAKKGEGSWNVAWDTRPARWLHNPDSAWLLFGVCSCLAAPSLDLPDSNSDVVAPIENMSQGFSSNTVNSDEADRNSANYTVTGVPADGRCLFRAIAHMACLRNGEGAPDENRQRELADELRAQVVDELLKRRKEAEWFIEGDFDAYVERIEKPYVWGGEPELLMASHVLKSPISVYMVDRSSGSLINISNYGEEYRKEGENPINVLFHGYGHYDILETISEKGHQKLEE; encoded by the exons ATGCTCGGAGTACTTTGTGCACGTCCTAAACCTTGGCTCTTTGCATCACTCTCACTATCTCACGCCCACGGCTCAGCGCCGGCGGCTTATAACCGACTAATTGGAACTCCGACAAAATCAGTATTAGTTGGAGGTTCGGATCAGTTACAGAGGCGACATCATTCTAGCCATTGCCGACTTGGAGCTTCTGTAAATCGAGGTGGCGCAGCTTCAATATGGCATGCGATTCTTCCCGCCGGGAGGAGGAATAAGGATGTAAAGCGGCGGAATACGGTGTTTCACCACCACCATTATGAACTGGCAAAGAAAGGGGAAGGGTCGTGGAATGTGGCGTGGGATACTAGGCCAGCGCGTTGGCTCCATAATCCTGACTCAGCTTGGCTCCTTTTTGGTGTCTGCTCTTGCTTAGCAGCGCCATCTCTTGATTTACCTGATTCTAATTCTGATGTAGTTGCTCCGATTGAGAACATGTCCCAAGGCTTTAGTAGCAATACTGTTAATTCAGATGAGGCTGATCGAAACTCTGCCAACTATACAGTCACTG GGGTTCCAGCAGATGGGAGATGTCTATTTAGAGCGATAGCACACATGGCTTGTTTGAGAAATGGTGAAGGAGCTCCTGATGAGAATCGTCAGAGAGAACTTGCTGATGAATTAAGAGCTCAG GTTGTTGATGAGCTGTTAAAGAGGCGAAAGGAAGCTGAATG GTTTATTGAAGGGGATTTTGACGCATATGTAGAAAGAATTGAAAAGCCATACGTGTGGGGAGGAGAACCAGAGCTACTAATGGCTTCTCATGTTCTCAA GTCCCCAATTTCTGTCTATATGGTAGATAGAAGCTCAGGCAGTTTAATAAATATATCAAATTATGGCGAAGAATATAGGAAGGAGGGCGAGAATCCTATTAATGTCCTGTTTCATGGTTATGGTCACTATGACATATTGGAGACAATTTCAGAAAAGGGTCATCAGAAATTAGAAGAATAA